GAAAAAAGATTAGACCATTTGAAAATGAAACTGTGTGAACTGATGAGTAAATCAAGTGACGATAAAGTTGTTACTATTGAAAAGTCTCTGGGAGAAGGTTTTCTAAAGCTCACTGGAGGCATCGCAGGCATCGTCGGGAATATTTTGGTTCTAGACGAAGATACGCACCTTTTTAAATTCACCGACAATTGGGAATCGCTAGAAGACACTTCCAAAAGGCTGTTCACAAAACTGAAGAGGAAGACTCCCAATTTACATGAATATAAATTCAACGTAATCGTCGAAAGATTCCCGAAGCTCTCGTTCAAAAGAAGTGGAGACGATGAAAAGGTGGCGAAAGATTTCTTGAACAGACTTCTGTTTTACACAAACCAAGCTGACGAGAGAGGCGTCGAGAAACGTTTAAAAGACGAAATTGAAGATCACCAATGTTTAAACGTCGACAGTATCAAAGTGACAGCCGACGCCATTTTCTTACAATACCACGATCAAATACAACAATGGTGGATGTTGAAGGAGGCCGAGTATCTCACGAAAAAGAGTTCGCATTACGAAGACGCCTTGAAGTTGATCGTCGACAAACCCCTTTTGTCAGTGTTTAGTAAAATGTACGCGATGAAAATGGGGAACATTTTTGATATAACTTTCAATGAGCACGCGGTGAAATCATTGAATCTAACAGAGAAATCGACAAATGTCATTTTCGTAACggaaaatatttctttgacAGTAGTAAAACTGATGCAGTCTTTGAACAAATTCAAACACACTGTCATGGATTTAGAAGATCTACTTCAAACGAAAGACTACTCTACACTTGTTGCAGAACtaacaaaaatagaacaaaacaaaattataatactagcgTGCGACAACATACAAAGAAGCTCAAATAAAagattagaaaatatttcaaatattttgaatgaaaaacgGATAATTATCGTCACAAATACAGCTGTGCTAGACACGGTCcagatatattttaaagatataaaagaaataagagACGACAGATGTAGTCTTGCAGACATGAGTGAGAAGTCACAGAAAACTGTTTTACAAGCAAAAGTAAATTTTCAAGATGTCGAAGTGACATTAGACACAATCGTTGACGAGGAATCGATGCAAACCGTCGAAGGAGTTGTTTTAAACGACTTTATTAATAACGAAACAAGATGTTTTAGTAACTCGGTTACAAATGTAAATTATGAGAAAGTTAAACATCTTTACGTGGACAGAAGAGTGTGTATAGTGTGTAAGGCTACAGAGGCCAGGTATATTATTCCTAAACAAATAGTACTTTCCGATCTAAATGGCTTGTCGAAGGTAGTCCTGTTGACTGCAAAGCCAGGCATGGGAAAATCAACTTTATTGACCCACTTGTCTATTAAAACTAAAGAGTCAAACCCAGCAACTTGGATAGCGAGAGTCAACTTGCTGGATCATtgtgaaaaattcaataaatggcAAGAAAACAAAGTGAGAATTGATATTTTAGAAACTTTGAAGTTTTTGTGTCCAATTATTGTCGGAGGGAATGGAAAGAGCGACTTGGAGTTCGATTTAGAGGAATCGGAAGGTGAAGTACAACTAAAATCGTGTCGTATAGACAATCCCTGGAcagtgtttgaaataaaaatgttcctagACTACTTCAATAGGAAGGAACTTATCTTTTTATTCGATGGTTTCGATGAGATATGTCCGCTCTATACAGAAGTGGTAATGTCCTTATTAAAAGTTGTGCGGAATTACACAAATAGACATGTAATGTGGATCACGAGTAGGTTTTACGAGAAGGTGATGTCAAGATTGGAACAAGAGTTTGGTCTACCGTATGAAGTCAAGGGATTCAACGATGCCGAACTTGACGGATATTTGTGGAAATATTGGCAATCAACAATTATATTGAGGACTTTGAACAAACGTCAGTGCAATAACTTGTGTAGCTTCATGGAGTTTATGTCTCTATATTTCTATAATTCGGATAGGCCAAGATCGACCACCGCTGtgattaaaaaaaggaaaatatcaaattttatttctgacAGTTTGTTTCAATTTTTTACTCTATCTGAGGAAGGAGCTCAACATCTGCCCTGACGAGGTGATGCAAACGTTTAACCTGTTTTTCCACTACTGCCCAATGTTTTCCTACTTCGTGGATCGCTTCGAAACCCCGTTACACCTTTACCTATGCGCCAATTATTTCCAAAACCAAGTAAATGATGAAAGGATAACACCAAACAGATGGAACTTAGACATAAACGCTTTCACAGTTTACGACAActttattgaaacaaaactcAAAACTATAAGATTtcaagagaaaaacaaaatcgaTTTGCACAATCCGGACAATTTGACGATTTACGAGAAAATTCGTGAGGACTTCTTCGTGAAACATTACAAATTGGGCGCGTATGCTGTCTTTAATCAGGACCTTAGCAAAATATTTGACGAAAAGGAATtatcaaaaataagaaaaactatagaaaatattaaaattggcaCGGAAAAGACTGGACTGGTTCAGAGCATCATTAACGGTATACCCACATTTATACATAGGACGTTCACCGAATATTTCGCAGTCGAATATATTTgtcaattattaaaatcggcCACAGGGACGGAAAGCCAAAGAAAGATTTGGGATTTCATTTTAAacgtcttatttttaaaatgtgacAGGAACGTTCGTCAAATTTTTAGctacaaattaaaaacagaCAATGTGTTGAAAGCAACAGTATATGAGCATGGTGAAACAATTTTTGATTTGTTATTGACGCAGGGGACGGGCCTTTACGCTTACAATCCAGATGATTTCAGCAAGGAATTGTATATAAAGATAAGAATTCCTTTCATTAGTGCCATGAAGGATGATCTAGTAAACTTTGTTACAATCATAAGCAATCTAAAAGAGAACATGTCTGAAGATTATCGGAAAGAGATGCTATCTAGGGGGACTACCATGTTGATCTATGTAAGACATAAAGAAGAATCATCTTTGAAGGAGTCTAAGCGAGTGCCCAGGGCGCCAGGCAGCAGAGATGCGCCGCGACGACGCAAGACGCGCCGGCCGAGGAAATGACGGcagcataggcgtagccaggggggagttttgggggttcaaccccccccccccactctcgaaaaatgcgtacctagacattacagagcgttctttttctagttagcatagtacatcccctgtttggcaataGTCCCTCTATGattacctatgaatctgtttattacatattacataaattgttttttactcatgaatgaaggaagttttgttcgttttactttcttgaacccctcccgatactaaaacctggctacgcctgtGGACGGCAGTGCCAGTTAGAGGCTCCTATGTGGTGCTCTCTCATGAGcggttttagtcagtgagagtctgataTGCTCCCTCTAGCCTTGGTAGAAGTCAAGTCAAGGAAAATACGTGTTTTGTAATGAACAAAAATATCTTATGagtacttattataattgtattttaagcaTATTATTGTAATCTATGTACATACGTACTTACAGTTTACTTGagttatacatatttctttatttgttatttcatgTATAATgtctaaattaatgaataaaataaatagatttttgtacaagtattaaatgttttattattctcCCTTCTGAAGTTGTAACCATTATTTTTTAGATACAAGATAATAAGTAAAAGTTTGGTATAATTTTTTTCCTAATATTAATCTAATTATTGGCAACACAGTGTAAAGattattaataaacttataataaagatatagaCTTAATATATATTCTGATATACTAAAGAAATggactaaaattaattacaaataagtATCAAACAggacccacgacacaggagaaaatcctaatgtggggcaacgttttttaataaaaaaaagaaaagatatttaatgCCCTTCCTGTCTCccacaatttttataatttgctgagtccgacagggtccataattgtgccTTAATAGTGTATTTTCCAACACCTGTttccattacaataataataattataatgtgtcgtgtcggccaatataaaagcctcgacatccatcttaggaggctggcgttgggcggattgatcaagggcctgatgcagaaggcagtactcctcgaaacggcacgtattgtgaggagttttctgtctctggagccctaaccaccggtagcttggaccatgctcccgctgctggtcggctcctatttttatatttttaaatgtatttttttttgtattttatatgtaatatttagaaatataattttagagaactttaaataaatacaagaaagTTATAATGGACACAGgtattcaattattatatttgtttccgtaagaaaataaaaaatacgtgtctcatgttttaaaataatctacaagacggacattaaaataaaaaaaaatcctctaccctactgtttttataatatattacatttttgtattataatttttgtattcgTATTTTGTaccttttgtattttatttattgttcttattcaaaatgaaattataattccaTTCTTTTATTCTTAACATTTAGTTTCTGGCAACATCGTACCTATATTGAGATTGGCAACTTGACTCAGTTGAAAAGCACAGATGATGAAATatctaaaatatgtataacgACCTTGAACTTACAAGTAAACAAACCAAAAGTAGAACTAGGTACAATATTTTGgttgaaaataattacaaatccTGCCTGTGATGTCGGTGTTCTACACAACTTCAGTTAATTTAACGAATTCATTGTTAAATATGTGAAAATGTGACGTTGAATTATGTTTAAAAGGCGAAGTAAGTCGGTGAGTAACACAGGCGTATCTAGTAAACCTATAAATAGTGTAGCTTATTGTTATTGGTTAGTGTTAGTCCACAATACTCCGGTGTACTAGTCAAATGTTACTTCTGAACAATATAAACCTTGTTGTGACAATGACGAGTCGACGACAGAATCTTACTTCTCGctaatattaatgcaaaagtttgtgagtttatgtatttgtttgtttgttacttaatcacgtcgaAACAGCTGAAGCGATCGGGAtgaaaggaggatgcaaatcctggtcccaccttccaatagctatgtgtgttacatcattggataggtaattttgagctgaattaaagttactatggcgccgaattgcaaatcttagtccgttcaaaGTTATTCTTTGTTAAACAtagtagttttatcagtagccaagttGAACACATTATATTTTGTAGATGTTCTGAAACTCTGGCATCATcctttggaacaggagtagattatggtgtGGAATAGCACgtaggatacttttaatcccaCGGGAATGTGGACGAAGCGAAGTAATTCGGTACAGTTTACTAGTTTACAAGAATAAGTGATTACATACGGCTAGACAGCTGTCAAGCTTTGATAACCAGTGTAAACTGGCCGTCGAATGTGTGTGAATATGGTACAAAGCGAGGTCTTGATAAATTGGTTGTTTCTGGCGCGACAATCACCCGATTTGCTTTATATCGTCTGTCTTGAGGTCAATAGGTCCCCAGGGTAGCGCGCggaatttaatttttctttagttttttttttacaatttatatctCGATATCGGATAGTATGATAatagtcaaaagtcaaaattatttatttcaaatagaccgggaaggcacttttcaacgtcaaagcaaatattacaatgtaaagaaaacaaaatgtctatctgtctgtcggtcagtcctctagttgctctattttctcgttccaaagtattCTATGTTGTCATATGTGTTCTCcatagatttctatggagaagaacgagcaataaaCTCCATAGATCTAATAGGATtatagtatgcaatctgcgaagattTTCGGTtggttcgttcgttgaattagagtaggcccccagatatgaaccgaccctaaaaCTATCAGAAATTTGTTTCACAGACGTCAACAATAGTACAGATGTCGCTCGCGTTGCCGGCCGtactctgtacccttagtacgagtttgctttacgtttaaagtaattgaaacgagagcgcgttcggcgctctgattggttgatttattcgatcCCGCCAATAAGAGCGCCGGTGTCAGTGTCATATTAAATAGCGTTAAGTTTGACTTTAAATATGGCTGGTCCCACTACAATACCTTTGTTTACAGAACTCCAACGGACTGGACATCGCGagaatgaaacaatattaattccTTCACACAATATTTGTGGCAACTGTCGCTGATTCTGACGCTACTTATGCAACGTTCACCAGGACAGGTAGTATTGGACCATGGTCACCATCACCCTCAACACGAGCTCTGCTGAACAGGTATAGCGACGAGGTGGttgtctgtaagagtctgacactctctctcgcctcacccaaggctggagaagtcattggatgattttcttcctcTAGAAAAGGTATATCGGGTCCGAAATAAGTTGTTATACTGAATTAAATACCAGCAACCTCTAACACACTTGTGAGACACagttgtcagtaagagtctgactgttCCTTTATCTTCAACGGCACTTGATGACACAAAACCCGGTGTTGGTTAGAAGCACAGCAACACTGCCAAAATGTATAGGAAACGAGAAGGAACGTCCGGCATTAAAGGCCAGCTTtacgaaacaaaattaatcagcCTGATTAACTTCAGAGCAAAGTTCGACAACAGCCTCAAAGATTTCTATCTAGCGACCAACATGGCAGACATAGGCACATTTGACGATATATGCTTCAGAGCTAAAGCGAAAAttgggaaaaataataaacaaatcgcCATTTTCATTCAAGCGAAACACAGAGAAGCAGACAAAACTGTTTTGACGCTAAACAGCGCAAACGACTTATCTAAATGGTTTGATAGCTACCTCACCATCAAACGTTCCTTCAAACAAGACACCAAAGACGTCTTCTTTAAGGGAAAATTTCAAGACATTGACTCTTATTTCATTATGTATACAACAGCTAAAGATGATCGCGATAATGTACGATTTGACACAGAAGTGGCTCATAAACTCAACAGTTTAATAGCTACAGGGAACGATGCCGTCCAGCCGAATCACAAAGAAACACATGTGGAATTCCTATGTGACATAGTCATGAAGGAACAGCTAGTCGAGCTGGCTACTGTATTTGcagaatttgtaaataaagacGACAATACTGTGTTGTCAATGAACAACGATCTGATACTCATTTACCACGTGATTCTGGCGAAAAAGTTCTTCCTTATAAGCGAGATTCGGAATAAAAACGAAGACAGTGAACACAGAATCGCTCGTTTTCGTAGTGAGTTTTACACAAGCGATGAtgaatttatgaaattattcagAGACACGCTTTACAAAGAAATTCTAAAGAAAAGAGCACTTGATGATGTCACTAGGAATGAACTGCTAGTAAAGCTACTTGAGGAACCTTTAGATGTTCAAATATTGGCAAAACTTATACACAGCGTTGTGACACTAAACAAAGATACTGGAAAACTGGAATTTGTCAACAAATCTGTGGGTGAAGATTTAAGACATAGATTGGAAAAGGTAAAAGTCCTCCGGACGAATGTACATGAGGCCATTTCCATAGCCGCGGAAGAAATACTGAGATCAAAGGAAATTAAAGTTCCAGTGCCATTCGGCAACAAAGATCTCACAGTGAGAGGGAGTGAAGATACTAATGACGATTTCACAGCAGACAGCATACTTGTGAaagtcaaaaacaaaatggtggaaaTGTTATTGCAATCCGCACCGGGAAATATAGTCACGATAGACAAAAATGTGGaaaaagaattttcgaaaatcaacATCGATTTAGCTAGTATTATGGGGAATATTTTAATAGCAGACCAAAATAGTAAATACATGCAATTCTCAGACAATACCGACACACTAGGTGACATTGCGAAACAGTTGTTTTCCGAACTACAATCCGCAATACCAAATTTacaagattttaaatttaatgtagaTGTTGAAACGTTTCCAGTGCTTTCTTTTGAGAAGATAGATTTAATAGAAGATGATATTTCAGCTCTCGCGACAACTATTGGTACGTTTCTGAATAAAAACACTGATTCTGTGATGCCAACGACAGATAATATCCTACGACGATACCACGTGGCTCTCACACATAAAGTAATGTACGCGATGAAAATGGGGAACATTTTTGATATAACTTTCAATGAGCACGCGGTGAAATCATTGAATCTAACAGAGAAATCAACAAACGTCATTTTCGTAACGGAAAATATTCCTTTGACAGTAGTAAAACTGATGCAGTCTTTGAACAAATTCAAACACACTGTCATGGATTTAGAAGATCTACTTCAAA
This is a stretch of genomic DNA from Spodoptera frugiperda isolate SF20-4 chromosome 24, AGI-APGP_CSIRO_Sfru_2.0, whole genome shotgun sequence. It encodes these proteins:
- the LOC118278577 gene encoding uncharacterized protein LOC118278577, whose product is MYRKREGTSGIKGQLYETKLISLINFRAKFDNSLKDFYLATNMADIGTFDDICFRAKAKIGKNNKQIAIFIQAKHREADKTVLTLNSANDLSKWFDSYLTIKRSFKQDTKDVFFKGKFQDIDSYFIMYTTAKDDRDNVRFDTEVAHKLNSLIATGNDAVQPNHKETHVEFLCDIVMKEQLVELATVFAEFVNKDDNTVLSMNNDLILIYHVILAKKFFLISEIRNKNEDSEHRIARFRSEFYTSDDEFMKLFRDTLYKEILKKRALDDVTRNELLVKLLEEPLDVQILAKLIHSVVTLNKDTGKLEFVNKSVGEDLRHRLEKVKVLRTNVHEAISIAAEEILRSKEIKVPVPFGNKDLTVRGSEDTNDDFTADSILVKVKNKMVEMLLQSAPGNIVTIDKNVEKEFSKINIDLASIMGNILIADQNSKYMQFSDNTDTLGDIAKQLFSELQSAIPNLQDFKFNVDVETFPVLSFEKIDLIEDDISALATTIGTFLNKNTDSVMPTTDNILRRYHVALTHKVMYAMKMGNIFDITFNEHAVKSLNLTEKSTNVIFVTENIPLTVVKLMQSLNKFKHTVMDLEDLLQTKDYSTLVAELTKIEQNKIIILACDNIQRSSNKRLENISNILNEKRIIIVTNTAVLDTVQIYFKDIKEIRDDRCSLADMSEKSQKTVLQAKVNFQDVEVTLDTIVDEESMQTVEGVVLNDFINNETRCFSNSVTNVNYEKVKHLYVDRRVCIVCKATEARYIIPKQIVLSDLNGLSKVVLLTAKPGMGKSTLLTHLSIKTKESIKPSNLDSESQLAGSL
- the LOC118278840 gene encoding uncharacterized protein LOC118278840 codes for the protein MYRKREGTSGIKGQLYETKLISLINFRAKFDNSLKDFYLATNMADIGTFDDICFRAKAKIGKNNKQIAIFIQAKHREADKTVLTLNSANDLSKWFASYLTIKRSFKQDTKDVFFKGKFQDIDSYFIMYTTAKDDRDNVRFDTEVAHKLNSLIATGNDAVQPNHKETHVEFLCDIVMKEQLVELATVFAEFVNKDDNTVLSMNNDLILIYHVILAKKFFLISEIRNKNEDSEHRIARFRSEFYTSDDEFMKLFRDTLYKEILKKRALDDVTRNELLAKLLEEPLDVQILAKLIHSVVTLNKDTGKLEFVNKSVGEDLRHRLEKVKVLRANVHEAISIAAEEILRSKEIKVPVPFGNKDLTVRGSEDTNDDFTADSILVKVKNKMVEMLLQSAPGNIVTIDKNVEKEFSKINIDLASIVGNILIADQNSEYMQFSDNTDTLGDIAKQLFSELQSAIPNLQDFKFNVDVETFPVLSFEKIDLIEDDISALATTIGTFLNKNTDSVMPTTDNILRRYHVALTHKVLDISEIMGEDDDAYRLATFQQDFFESEEDPLVLFKRHLYAEVLRGRNLHENELEGSLEQPQSVVDEAAKKLLMNREFKVSTAFGNKDIKLKKSKAEKRLDHLKMKLCELMSKSSDDKVVTIEKSLGEGFLKLTGGIAGIVGNILVLDEDTHLFKFTDNWESLEDTSKRLFTKLKRKTPNLHEYKFNVIVERFPKLSFKRSGDDEKVAKDFLNRLLFYTNQADERGVEKRLKDEIEDHQCLNVDSIKVTADAIFLQYHDQIQQWWMLKEAEYLTKKSSHYEDALKLIVDKPLLSVFSKMYAMKMGNIFDITFNEHAVKSLNLTEKSTNVIFVTENISLTVVKLMQSLNKFKHTVMDLEDLLQTKDYSTLVAELTKIEQNKIIILACDNIQRSSNKRLENISNILNEKRIIIVTNTAVLDTVQIYFKDIKEIRDDRCSLADMSEKSQKTVLQAKVNFQDVEVTLDTIVDEESMQTVEGVVLNDFINNETRCFSNSVTNVNYEKVKHLYVDRRVCIVCKATEARYIIPKQIVLSDLNGLSKVVLLTAKPGMGKSTLLTHLSIKTKESNPATWIARVNLLDHCEKFNKWQENKVRIDILETLKFLCPIIVGGNGKSDLEFDLEESEGEVQLKSCRIDNPWTVFEIKMFLDYFNRKELIFLFDGFDEICPLYTEVVMSLLKVVRNYTNRHVMWITSRFYEKVMSRLEQEFGLPYEVKGFNDAELDGYLWKYWQSTIILRTLNKRQCNNLCSFMEFMSLYFYNSDRPRSTTAVIKKRKISNFISDSLFQFFTLSEEGAQHLP